GCAGCTGGGAGGTGCTGGGTTATTCATGAGGTTGCAATGTGAGCTGCTGCCTGGGTCCCAGAGGCCCAGTGGGCAGTCAGCCCAGATTCCACTGTTGGTTCCAGAGCAGGAAGAATGAGCCGGTGGCTTCACATGGGATTCAGAAGCCAGGGCTGTGAGGAGACTCCCTGAACACATGCTCAAGTCTCATTCTGTTGTCCTCTGCCCTTTGTCCTGGAGGGGCACCTGAGGCCTCTGCTTGGAGGCCCAGAGACAGAGACATGGAGGGAGAGTTGGACGAGGCTCAAGAGGCAGGAACTGTGAGTGGGATGGAAGAAGAGAGGGCCTCCCTAcacccttccccttcccccctcTTGTCAACCTCTAGACTCCTTGGCAGGGTTGAGGGGTCCCAGGTTGAGGATTGGCCTTAAAGAATCCCCTTTTCCTTGGGTACTCTTGGTACCCACCCCCTTTTTAGTTGCCAGTGGGATGAGAGAGTGAGCCTGTCATCTGTCCCCAGCTTACTAGCTGGGAGCTGACAGGGAAGAGCAATGGCTGGTATCTGTGCAATGGTGGGTACGGGGGTAGGGTGGGAAGATGAATTGAGGGTGGGGGTTGGATGTCAGTGGGACTGGAGCAGAGGCTGGGGCCTGGCTGGTGTCCTCAGCTCCTCCACCCTGTCTGATTGGCTGCCTTGCAGGGTCTGCCCACCTGAGGATGAGCATAGTAACCAGCCCAATCCAGCTGGGCCCTAGTTCCAGCCTCCCTTGTTCATTGCATTCTCTGTCGCCCTTTATGGCTCAGGTACTCTGCCGTCCCAGAATAGGGCCTGGCTAAGGTCCCCACATGGGCAGTTCCCAGGGTCCCACCCATTCTGCTTAGGGTCCTGTCACTAGCCCCATTGGCCTCTTTTTGTCCCTCTCTCCCTATCATGTCTGCAGTCTGGGTCATGCTCAAGATCTGCCTCCACAGCTGCCCACTCCCCGCCGTCCCGGCTCCTGTCCTGCCCACTTGCTCTGAGTGTCTGCCTGGTCTTTGCTGTTTGGAAAACCTTTCCTTGTCCAGTGGGACCTGCACAGTTGACTCCACTTTGTGCAACCTTGCTGACCAAACCTGGGTCAGTGGGCTGCCCACCACTGTCCCAGAGCCCCACCTCAGGGGCCTGCCCTCTGTCTTTGTTCTGTCTACAGGGTGAACCACCAAGGGCAAGCTCAGAAGTGAGTTCCACAGAACGCCATGACTAGAGGGACCTGGGTTTGGCATCTGGACATAGGACAGAGTTCAGGGGGAGGGCTTGTGCCTGTGTGACCACCTTGGGTCTACCAAGAGAAGGACTCTGAGAACCAGGTAACCTCCGACTCTACCAACCATCTTTCTTTGGAGTGGAGTGGGTGACACTGCCAGGCAGCTGGAGAGTGACTGCAAATCATGGATGCGCCATCAGGCTCCCATAAAGAGGAAGCCCCTTGAGCCAGGTGTTCACCAGCCATGGCTGCCCTGCTAACATCCCCTGTGCCTCCTTCCAGGTCGAGGTCTGATTATTCCTTGAATTAGGCAACAAATGACAGCTCATGTCTCTGTCACATGTATTGATCCCCCACTGACTAGTTTCAGGAGGAGCTGCCAAAATAAGTGTCCGTGAAAAATGTTCCCAAGAGGCCATGCTCTGGGAATCTGAGCTCCCTCCACAGTGCCCCAGCCCCCACTCCCCTTAAGTGTTTGCACCACTCTGGGCCAGGCAGGGCCTGCATTGGCCCCTCTGTGGTCTAAGGACGGAGGCTCTCCCACATCAGAAAGACAGAGCCTCTGAGGCCATGCTTTCTGCCGTACACTGGGCGACTAGGCCAGCCACTGCACCTCATCCACTGAAGGATGGCCTCTTCTGGGGGTGCAGAGGCTAGGGCCAGGCATTGCAAGTTTCAGATGCCACGACATTCTGACCTTCAAACACTGAAAACCAAATTCAAATTTAAGAGTTCTTCTTTGACATTCTAAATCCCTCATGGCCCAGAAAGAGTcaagggaggaggaaagacatCGGAAGCCATTTTCAGTTATAGGTTCACCAAACCACAAAGCCATCCCAGATCCATTATGGAATGAATTGGGAAACTGAGACATGGTGAGGCAGAAGAGTTGCCCCCAGAGTCCTCAATAGAACCTGTGTGCCCAGATTCTTGCTTAGTGGAGAAGTCCTCTAGCCTGTCTGTCTCCTAAATTTCCATATTGTTTTACTTGAGGTAGGAGGAATTAGCAAACCcattgtattagtccattttctgttgctggcagatttataaagaaaagtggtTTATTTagctcccagttctggaggctggaagtccaagattgggTAGCCCTATCCATGGTGAGGACCTCATGTAGGATGGCATCACAGTGGTAGGAACATGTGTGAGAGTGTGAGATCACCTGGTGAGACAAGAAACCAGAGAGCAGGGAGAGGCCAGGCTTACTCTTTCATAACAACCCACTCTCACAAGACCAGCATCAGTCCCTTCTGAGGGCTGCACCCCCCGTGACCTAATTACTATGCACAGGCCCCATTTCTGAAAGGTTCTGTCACCTCCTAACACTGACACATGGAGGACCAAGCTTCTGACTCATGAACCTTTGGAGAACATAAACAATATCCAAACTGTAGCACCCTCCATCAGAGGGAGACACTGTGGTTAAACGAACCAGTCAGGAAATGCACTCTCCCCTCGACAAGAGAACATCATTAAGGTTCCCGAACCAGTTACCAATGTAGAGGGGGAGGCTTGCCAATTCTTTCCTCAATACGGGTTATGTAATCCCTGAAAAAGGAAATTGTCCCTGGGCGTTGTGCTTGTAGTATTAAGTAAATGAGTTCAAGGGGCAATGCTGAGATGGGCGAGAGCCCAGGGACACCCAGAACCCAAGCCCCATGAGTTCCCTCTGCCTCCCCGGCATCAGAGCTCTCCTGGAAGGAGCCTGTGTTCTCCTGGAGCCGCGGAACTCAGGGTGAGGTTAGGCCATGGGCACGCTGCTGGGTTCCACCTCAAGATCTCTGTGTCTTCTGGCGAGGCAGGGGCTGGAGGGGGTCTGCCTGTGCTCTTCCTTTCTCAGAAGCGCCAAGACCCAgtgtggggtgagggtggggaggaagagCGGGCAAACAGGCCCCAGCTTGGTTTGGTTCTGTTTGTTTTCCTTGAGGGCTGAGAACCCTGGAAAAGAGTGTGATTAATTCACTGGTCCCTGGGGGGACAGGCAGCTTTCCTGGACCATTCAGAAGCTGAAGTATGGGAAGCGGATTCCAAGGCAACTGCTACCATGGCAACAAGCGTGTCAGCCCTGGGGGGACCTTACTCTCAGCCCCCTCCAGACCTGCAGCAGCTGGAGCACTTGGCGTGGGACCAAGGCACTGCTGATTATGGAGCTGGGTTTGGTAAGGGACAGTgggccaggaggcaggaggggcccCCAGAGCTCAGGCAGGTGACACATGGCGGCACAGAAGCTCTTTCTTGTGGTCGGATGCCCTCAGAAAGAAGTTCTCAAGGTCCAGTTGAATCAGGACTGGGGCTGGAGTCAAGGCCCGCTTACGGGATTTGTGGAAAGAGGCCTGAGGTCTAAGACACTGCAAAAGGCCGGGACCAGATCTCTTCTCCAAGGCCCAGCCCAGAGTGAGCCCTAGAGTAGGGAAATTGGTTTCTGCCATAGCATGCCCCATGCCTGGGAGGGGCTCTGCTACTCCAGAGCCTCCCTTACTACAGCAGCCGTATCTGCCTCAGTGCAGCAGAGCAGGACTTCCCAGGCTCCTTTGGCATTCTATTAGTTTTTCCCTGGCCCAATAGCTGCCCCTTCGGGATAGGGACTTCAGCCCCCGGGGCAGAGAAGACCATCAGCAGAAGGATCCCATAGGGGCCAGAGGCTTGTCTCATCTTGAAAGCCACAGAGGGATCTTCACAACATACAAGCCATTCTGCAGAGGGCTCCCTGAGCTGAAGGATGTGAGTCCCATCACTGGGACCATGGGTTGAAATGTCTGCTCTAGGAGACACAAAAGGATAGAACTACaccttcatacatgtatttgtagTTCTATCTTTGTGTGtcgaatgtaatgcattccactattgtcacgtatgtaaaaaaaaaaagaactaaaaccatCATTGATATTTATGGGGGACCTACAATGTGTATTCAGAACCTTGCTTGACACTTACTACTACTTTGTAATGTCCACAGCAGCATCATGAGCTAAGCACTGAGACCTACATCTGTAGCTGAAAACAGCCAGACTCTCAGAAACTGAGAAACTTGCCCAAGGCCCCAGATAGTAAGAAgctgagctgggatttgaaccccgGCAGCAAGACCCTGAGTCCAAAGCCTTTCTGGAAGGGATTTTGGGTCTATCATCCCTGCTATACAGTCCTGGAAAAAACTAGTTTattcttccttgatttttcatgttaAGTGGGGTAAAAATAATGTACCTACCTCTTAGAACTattaaataatgcttttaaaCTTGTTAGAAAGCACTGTTAACTTAGAAAGTGCATAATAATGTTAGCAAAGCCAAAGTGGGCATGGTAGTAATGATACAGAGCCATGGGGCGGGCGGGGCGGTGTGGACTAGGGCAGGGAGGCAGGTGGGAGGGCACAGCTCCGGAAGTCCCTTGAGTCACTTTCTTGTTGAGTCAACCTGGAGGAGAACTGATTGGCTGGGGCTTGAGTCTGGGTTCCAGGGGCTGGGAACTGCCGGGCCAAGAGGCTCAGATTCTGCAGGTCTGATTTCCCAGGTGGCCTCACTTCTGGCTGATGAAGAAGGGACGTGAGGGTGTAAGGGTTATTGCAAAGGGAAGACCAACCACAAAGTATGTCATCAACTGTGTGCAGATGGTGTGGGACAGCTGGTAGCCTGGCCCTGAAGAGAGACTAGGGgatcctctctccctctctgttgtCCAGAGGGAAGAGAGCTGTCATCAGCATCCAGTCTACTGCCCTGACACTCAGACCTCCCTCTTGTCACCTCCTTGGGGACCTACAAAGTCTTTCCTAGTGTGGCCCTGGAATTACATGAAAAGCCCTCTGCATGGTGTACATGAACACTGTGGGCAGGAGGCACTGTTTTTCTGTGTTGCCAGCCCTGGCAGGACAGGCCATCGGGGACAAACAGATCCTCAACAAAGGCTCAGTAATGCTAAGGCAATTTGTTCCCGTGGGTGGGGTGGGTTCAGGGATATCGACTAAAGTTCCTTTTGAGATCTGCTAGTGTGATGGCTGTGGACACTGTCTCGCCCTCACTGTGGGGAGGCTCTAAGGAGTACTGACAGCTTCTGACTCATCTCTGGGTCCCAGTAGAAGTGACTGATAGGCGTTTGATGAATCTCATTTCCTCatctaaagaaaaggaaagcaatgTCTCTTTCCCCTTATTTTTCAGATCAAACATAGTGTTATATTTGGGGGTCCTGACAAGGGTGCCTTCTGCCCATCTGGCTGGGCTCAGCCTCAGATCTGCATCACTGATGCAGGGGTAGAAAGAACCACCAATCGGGCCACAGCtcaaatttaaaatagttttattaaaacaaGCACAATGTGTGATAGCATCATAGTCGTGGTGTTGTGTAAACATCTGACATATGCAACCTATTTATGTAACTCAAAAGCTTATCTGACACTGGCTGTATCTTCATGCTCCCGGGCATCAGGCACCACATGGCGCAGACCAGGGCAGTGGGGTGGCCTGCCATTCTCACTTAGGCACAGAGCTCCATCTAACTGCCCAAAATCTGTGCCATGCTTCATACATGACTTGGGGGATACAGCAGCAGAAGACACTGATACTATCTCTAAGGTGCTCATCCTAGTAAAAGCTTAAAACCAGTTAGAACCATAGGACACAACTGATTAAAACCCAAGTCCATGGACATCCCACTCTAGAAAATCCCTGGGCTTGCAGTGAGAGTTTAAAGTTCCATGTGGACTGGAACAGCATGGTTAaaaatcccattttaaaaaatgaaataatactgaCTTTAGCAGCAATCACAAACAAGGAAGAGGATGATAAATGAGGAACACATTTCGGTCACGGCAAAGAAAGATTATGTGCTTCTCCGAGCTGCACACTGGAAGACTGATCTGGCCTCCTGAAAGAGGAAGGCTCTCTCTGCCCTTCCTGAATTGAGGGGGTGGCTTTGCTCAGCCAAGGGAGAAGACAGGCAAAGAGGACGTCCGGAGGACAGAGGAAGGTGAAGGACTGCCAGAGGAGGGTGGCAGTGCAGAGGGGGAGAGTCAAGTGTGTTGGCAGCCTCTGTCAACTGACGCTTCGGCTTCCTGCTCCAAGCTGGTTCCCTgcaggctgcagccccagcagCACAGCCCAGTCACAGAGCAGGCTGGATCTGGGGTCTGCAGGCCGGTGAGCAGGTGGAGTCCAGCAGAGATGTCCCAGCTGCAGGCGATTATGCAAAGTGACAAGTGATTGCTTTCCTTTTCAAAGACAACCCCTTTGGAAAAAGCTTTTTCCTTAAGGACTCTGGGGAAATGGGGAGGGGGGCATTGGGGGGGCCCTGCAGGGCCTTTGTAAGTGGAAAAAGCCTGATTGGAGCCCCCAAACAGGCCTCTCTGCCTGCTCTGCAGACACTGGCCTCACGGGTTTCCAGGGGCAATACCTGGGCAGGTCAAGGCCTACGAGGTGTGGCTGGAACCTTTCAGAGTCCTGTGGTTGTTGGGCAGGTTTTTGGGCACAGTCCTGTGTCTCCACTGCGGCCAGCATGGGCCAGGGCCCGCCGGCGGGCCAGGCGAGACTTGGAGGGAGGAGAGAGTTTCATGGAGCAAAGGCCCTCCACCAGCACCTCTGGCTCTTCGGCCAGTTCATTCTCCTCATGCTGAGACAGCTGGCGGTTAAGGGCAATGGCCTCAGCTGCAAAGAGGGTCAGGTCCATAGTGCTGCTATTCCTGCGGGGGGCattgggggagagaaagagaagagggggaCAGGACCTGGGGTTAGCCAGGTCAGCTCTGCGACATGCCTACTCAACACTGGGTTTCATACTCCTGCCAGATTTTTCTGAACTGCAGGGGCGACTCTCTCGAGCAGTTCTCTCCGGGGTTTGACTGAGGCTAGAATGGACTTTGAGCCTCAAATAGTCCTGGGACTGGACGGTCAGAGCAAACGCCTCAGCCTCAACATTCCCTGCTCTGAGCCTCTCTGCACACAGCTCTTCTGGAGGTCGGGCCACACGCAGTGCACTAAAGCCACCCATCCCCCTCCCTGGAAGGTCAGGGGTTCCTGGAGCAGGGACTGCCTCTTGATGTGTTTTCCCACAATCCAGCTCAGGGCAAGCCTGTGATGGGCACTTTGGGTTGTTGAATAAATCATTTAAAGGGGACCCTCATGAGGTTTAGCACCTGAAGGCATCTGGAGACAACTCCACAGAAACAGGGAGGGACCTAGCTGGGCAACAGCATCTTGGGGCAAGTGAATCGAGCCCATGCAGGGAAATACTTCCCTGAGTAACTCCTAAAAATTGGCCATGAGAGTGGCTACCTGAAGGGTTTCCCACATAGCTTAGTCCCTGCCTGCTGGGGTACAGCTCACTGGGAATATACCTAGTTGTTCAAAGGTTGTATAGTCAAACAGCCCATGGTTACTGTGCATGGTAGACCTGGGCTGTTTGACATGGAAGCCACTATCACTACTGTCTAGTAGTATATGTGACAGCCGGTCCCTCTGCCTTGCAATGCCCCTCACTTCTGCTACTTTCATCAAGAGCAAAAGGACACCTGGTAGAAATAACCCACAGATCAGATCTGTCTGTGGACTGTGAACAGTGACTTCGGTTAGGTTCAAGTGGGTATGCAGAACAGGATTTTTCCTGCAAACAAAGCAAGGAGGGACTTAAAGGTGCTAGGGGACAAATGAAGCAATCTAGGTGAAAGAAGTGCAGAGAGAGACAGCTCTATaatggagggagagggagagaggaggggactgAGAAGAGCACCTGAGCCTGGGGATGGGTTTCCTATCCCCCACTTCCATCCCAGCATGGCTGAGGGCTTGAAGTATAGTCCAGGTGGAGGAGAGAAGGGCACTGGGTGTGTGGGAGCATTTACCTCTGGAGGACTTGCGGCGTGGGGAGTCCCTTTTCTGGAGCTTGCTAGAATGGGAAGGACAGATTGTGGGTAAGCACTGCTCCCTCTTTCCAAGAGCTGTCCCACCCAAGCCAGCACAGAGTGGGCAGGTAACTACAGGCTCTCAGCCCAGCACAGGGACTTGTCACTGCTTAAGTGCAGGGCTAGACCTTCAGAGGAGAGAACATAAGGGTGCATTCTGAAGTCACAGCCGCCTCTGCAAGGACAGCCTTCTTCCCCTGGCAAAGTCTTCACTGCCCTCTGAGACCTGGCTCAAGGGTCATTTCCCCCCTGAAGCAGTCCCTGTTGCCCAACACCTCCCCGTCTTAGTCCCAGCAGAGGTGGGGTCTTGTCCCTTTGTGCCTCTAGCACTTTTCCCAAGTATTCCTCACACTGTTCCTTTCTCCACTAGACCATGGGGACAGGTTGGGCTCCTCTCTAGCATATGGTAAATGTTcactctttttgtgtgtgtgtgggctggggatcgaacccagggccttctgcatgcaaggccgacactctaccaactgagctatagcctcagccccaTAGGGGTTCACTCTTGGGTGGATGGAAATTAGACCCTGAGCCACTCTTGGATTGATCCTCCTTTGTGACATGAGCAGGCAACACTTGCCTCTTTCCACTGGCAGGGTGACTGAGGCCAGCTAGGGCCTGGTAGATCAACGAGACACAGTAACTAGCAAGAGGGTTCGACAGACTCCTCAGAGtggaagtcaggtattgtgactAACCAacggggatttaaaaaaaaatgctttctagtGAAGACATGGATCCTGAGCATAGGGAAAACACCATTTGccttcccagccccagcccccagagcccCAGGCCATGAGGAGAAGCATACAGTCTTCAGGGCAGCCACACAAGCTTCAGGGCAGCAAGGTCTTGCTTCTCAGCTAGTGGTGTTTTTGTACAAGAGGATGATACTGCAGGCCCTGAATGACAATATCAAGTTGCTTCTGGCATGGGTGCTTCTGCCAATAGTGGGAGGCATGGCATAGTCCCCCAGAGAGCTGTATTGGGATTTAATCTATGGCTAAGGTTAGAGCCAAGTCTATGCTGTGTCAAGGGCTGGGCTGGTGGGTAAGGAGGAGTGGGGTTCACTGTGCACTGAAGCCACTGAAGCTGCTATACCACCTCATTTCAGCTGGGGGCAATCATTTGGGCTGGGGTCTTCACATTGGCATGAGAGCTTCTTCATGGCCAAGCTGCTGTGTGCCATGGCCTGGAGAGGTGACATACCACCCTGCCCTGGAGTCACTCACCCCTTGCACCCATGGGTGTTGCAGAACTTGGGCGGCACTGAGTCTCTGCTTCGCATCTCGAACCAGAAGCTTGGAGATGAGGTCTTTGGCCTCACTGGAGATGTGAGCCCAGTCCTTGTCAGGAAACTCATATTTGCCTTCCTGGATGCTCTCAAATAGCTTGTTCTAGGTAAAGAAGATTCCTCCTGAGGCCACAGGGCCAGGGAATGGGCAGGATGGGTAGCTCACAGTCAATCATCTTGGCTCTAACTGACCTCAGTGGCAGCTGCTGCTCATGGCTGGGGGATGCCACAGACAGGGCCCCTTCCTAGACCCCCACTCTCCCCTAAATCACCAAACAATATGGAATGCCCTCAGCCACCGAGATGGCTAGAGGTATGTCGAGTGGGGAATATCACCTGTATAACAAAGCCCCAATTCTCAGCCCTTCAGAGAGAGTGCTCTGTGAAATGGGCCCGGGTGACCTCCCAGGTCTCCTCTCCCACCTTCATTAACCTCATACTCCTCCCCGCGGCTGCTTCAGGGCTTTGCCTGTGCTGGTCTTCCTTCTCATATTTCTTGACCTTCTTCCCACGGGCAAGACTCGTCCTTTCAGAGTCTGCTCAGGTATGATGTCTCCAGTAAACCCCCCGAACTCCTAGCTGGGCTGAGTGCCTGACTATTTCACGCCCTGGCCGCCCTGACAGAAGGGCACTATGAACCCCTTCCAGATCAGGAACAATCTCAGCCTACTGAGCCCCAGGTGGGCACGTGCTGTGGCCCAGGTTACACTCACCTGGCAAACCCTGCACACTTCTCCCCGGTCCCAGCCACAGTCAGTCCCGCAGTGACCTACAAAGGGCGGGTAGCCACTCAGCATGATATAGAGGACCACGCCAAGGCTCCATAGGTCACAGCGCTTGTCATAGAAAGTGGCCTCGTCTCTGAAGACCTCCACCACCTCAGGGGCCATGTACTCTGCAGAGCCGCACTGTGAGGACCAGGGTTGGGGAGAGGGAGATGGCAGAGAAGAGAGGGAATGAGTTTTAGGGAGAGAGGATGGCAAAATATCGAATGTAACTTGAGTAAGAGgatggaagggctggggttgggctccgtggtagagtgcttgcctagcatgtgtgaggcactgagttagaatctcagcatcacatataaataaattttaaaaatacaggttcattgacaactaaaaacaattaaaaaaaaaaagaggatggaaGGATGGAGTGACAGCAGGAGCTTGTCAGGAAAATCAGAGGGCTCAGCTGCTATCATCAAGGCACTCAGAGAAGCTTAAGCTGAGCCACACTGCCCTGTGGTCCACATGACCAGATCCAAGCCTACTTCTTATCTTTTTTGGTTCCTCTCCAGTGGGCAAAGGCCTTGGCCAAAAACTCCCAGGAGCCTCTCCCTGCctcaattctccaattaaaatgCAGGAAGGGAGATCTATGGCTCCATCCAGCAAGGATTTCTTAAAGTGATTCTTGTCCAGTTTCCCAGCTAACTTGGAGCAAGGAAGCATAAGGATTTAGAATTAAGAGATCATCAAAGCTAGTCTGATGACAAGTTCAATTTCCTTGCCCCTCCCATTTATAGATGGGAAAGGCAAGGCCCAGGATAGGTCAAGGAGCCAGCAGTGGCCGACTCAGGACCAggatcctccctccctcccttgcaTAGAAactgctgagaaaaataaaatattctttttgctCCCCACTTCATTATTTCAGGCTCACTGAGAAGCAGCCCCCACTCCCATCCCACAAAACTAATTTGATTAGAAGATGGTAAGTGCACTTGAGAAaggatattttctttgttattggcAATTAGCGTTAATGACTTTGAGAACAAGGTAGCCCCGTGTGTTAAAAGCTAATACAGAAACATTACTAATAATGTTGCTTAGCATAAGAATGATATAGGCATATTTAAAGGCATGTCTTATAAAAAAAGGCTATTAGGAAAATTCACTTATGAAACATGCAAGTCTCAAAAGAGTCATCCTAATTATAGTGCATCAAACATGTACAAGATATGTCTTAGGAAGAAGCAGCTTCCATCTGGGCATGAAATGTGAAGTGGGAGAAGCAACCGGATAATT
This region of Ictidomys tridecemlineatus isolate mIctTri1 chromosome 11, mIctTri1.hap1, whole genome shotgun sequence genomic DNA includes:
- the Mknk1 gene encoding MAP kinase-interacting serine/threonine-protein kinase 1 isoform X1 gives rise to the protein MQNKPEMGSSEPLPIADSDKRKKKKRKARATDSLPGKFEDMYKLTSELLGEGAYAKVQGAVSLQTGKEYAVKIIEKQAGHSRSRVFREVETLYQCQGNKNILELIEFFEDDSRFYLVFEKLQGGSILAHIQKRKHFNELEASRVVRDVAAALDFLHTKGIAHRDLKPENILCESPEKVSPVKICDFDLGSGVKLNNSCTPITTPELTTPCGSAEYMAPEVVEVFRDEATFYDKRCDLWSLGVVLYIMLSGYPPFVGHCGTDCGWDRGEVCRVCQNKLFESIQEGKYEFPDKDWAHISSEAKDLISKLLVRDAKQRLSAAQVLQHPWVQGQAPEKGLPTPQVLQRNSSTMDLTLFAAEAIALNRQLSQHEENELAEEPEVLVEGLCSMKLSPPSKSRLARRRALAHAGRSGDTGLCPKTCPTTTGL
- the Mknk1 gene encoding MAP kinase-interacting serine/threonine-protein kinase 1 isoform X2; this translates as MGSSEPLPIADSDKRKKKKRKARATDSLPGKFEDMYKLTSELLGEGAYAKVQGAVSLQTGKEYAVKIIEKQAGHSRSRVFREVETLYQCQGNKNILELIEFFEDDSRFYLVFEKLQGGSILAHIQKRKHFNELEASRVVRDVAAALDFLHTKGIAHRDLKPENILCESPEKVSPVKICDFDLGSGVKLNNSCTPITTPELTTPCGSAEYMAPEVVEVFRDEATFYDKRCDLWSLGVVLYIMLSGYPPFVGHCGTDCGWDRGEVCRVCQNKLFESIQEGKYEFPDKDWAHISSEAKDLISKLLVRDAKQRLSAAQVLQHPWVQGQAPEKGLPTPQVLQRNSSTMDLTLFAAEAIALNRQLSQHEENELAEEPEVLVEGLCSMKLSPPSKSRLARRRALAHAGRSGDTGLCPKTCPTTTGL